The segment ATGGACCGGGGCTTGGCGCGCCGCCCACCCACGCCGGATGGTGGGGAGATGCGAGGCTACGGGCAGTACTGTCCGATCGCCCTGGCCGCCGAGGTCTTCGCCGAGCGATGGACACCGATCATCATCCGCAACCTGCATCTCGGCTGCGGTCGGTTCACCGAGATCCTCGACGGCGCGCCGGGGCTGCCGCGCAGCGTGCTCGTGCAACGCCTGCGCACCCTGGAACGCACCGGCGTCGTCCACCGCACCCAGAACGGCCGGTCCACCGCCTACGCCCTCACCGCCTGCGGCCACGAACTCGCCGAAGTATGCCTCGCGCTGGGCGCCTGGGGCGCCCGCTGGCGCTCGGTGCGTCCCGAGGACCAGGACCCCTATCTCGCGCTCTGGACCCTGGCCAGGATGATCACCCCGGATCTGGTGCCCCGCCCGCGCGTGGTCGTCGCCTTCCAGATCACCGACCGGCGGCCGCCGAACCGCTTCTGGCTCGTCCTGTCCCGCACCGGCAACGAGGTCTGCGCCCACCCACCCGGCTTCGACGAGGACGGCCAGGTGATCACGGACACCGCCGGCGTGGTCCGCTGGTATGCCGGCGAAACCGCCCTGCGCGGCCGGATCACCGCCCCACGCTGGCTGCGCGCGTCACTCTCCGCTTGGGGCCATCTCAACCCTTATGCCTCGTACGCGTGACGAAAAGTCCCCGCTCTCCCACGCCACGTAGGCACAACTCCAGGCCCCCAGCGCCGCCGCCGGGCTTACCCCGCGGTTGCGGCTGACCGCCACTGCTGCTTCCGGGCCTTTGGGGGGACGCTCGCGGTCAGCCGGGGTTGTGCGGCTGACCGTCAGCGCTGCTTCCCGGCCTTTGAAGGGACGTTAGCGGTCAGCCGGGGTTGCCCTCCGAGTCGCGAAGCGACTCTCGGCGGCAGCCGAATCCACGTGCTTAAGCCCGGCGGACGCGTTACGGCCTTGAGCTGTGCTGGCTCGCGGGGGAGAGCGGGGACTTTTCGTGACCCGTACTGGAAAGGGTTATTTGTCGCTGGTGACCGAGCGGGTCAAGGAAACGCTGTTGCCCATGCACAGGCCGGGCTCTTTGCCGAGTTTCTCGGCGATCTGGAGGCAGCGGGCGACCTGGTCGACGCTGGCGTCGGTGCGGGTGATCTCGGCGCGGGTCTTCGCGTTGGCCTTGTCGATCTCCAGGTTGCGCGCCTCGAGGATCTTCTGGCCGTAGGCGGCGATCGCCTGCGTGGTCGGCTCGTCATACCGCGGCGACTCGAACGCCACCGACTTCACCACGATCTCGTCACCGAGTTCGCTGGTCAGCGCCTTGATCAGCGGTTCCTTGTAGGTCTGGTTGAGATCCGGCGCCGGGGCGTCGCCGCTGGTCACGTCAACCGAGCCGAGCGGGTCGAACGCCGCGAAGATCGACGTCAGGGAACCGTTGATCTGCGGGTTGACGCGGCGCTCGACAAAGACCTCGAACCGGGTCTTATCTCCCACCTCGCGGTAGGCGGCCCAGTTCTCCGGCGCCTTCTCCGCCTTCGCCGACCACTCGATCTGCACCGGGATGCAGGCCCGCCGCTGCGCCGCGATGGTCACCCACACGCAGCTGTCGCCCAGGTGGGCGTAGGTCTGCCCGGTCGCGTCCCATTCATCGATGTCCTGCCACGGCGCCGTCCATTGCAGGCCGGCGCCGGTGGTCCGGCCGGTCGGCTTGTTCCAGCTGGTCACGATGCCGACGTTGCGGGTCGGCACCACCGAGATGCACGACACCACGACGAACGTGACCGCCAGGAACAGGCTGCCGCCGAACGTGAGCCACGCGGAACGACGGAACTTGACCGCCTTGCCGACCACCGCGGCGACCAGGGCGAACAGGGCGACGGCGCCGAGAAAGATGCCGAGGACGAACAACGAAATCAGGACTCCTGCTCCGGATGGGCCGCGCGGTGCGCGGCCAGGATGCGCTGCGCACGATCACGCAGATCGAGCGCGTCCGGCGTCTCGACGAGATCGGCGGCGAGCGCGATGGCATCGCGGTAGCGGGCGGCGCGCAGGGCCTCCCGGGTGCGGGCGGTGCCGAGGGCGAACCCGATCAGCACGCCGGCGGCCACCCCGAGAGCGGCCACGCCGAACACCAGAACCGCGATCATGCAGCTCACGGTACTGGAGTGGATCAAGTCAGGGCTTGCGGGCGACGCCACCGATCATCGTGTAATAGCTGTCCTTCTGCTCCGCCTCGGCCTCGGCGCCGGGCCGCCACTCGGCCAGCGGCACCAGGCCCGGCTCGACCAGCTCGAAATCCCCGAAGTACGCCTCGACCTCGTCACGGCGCCGCCACCGGCCGGTGCCCAGAGTCTCGTTGAACACCCGCTCGGCGTCACGCACCTTCGCCGAGACCTCCGGATGCTCGCCGGCCGGATCCCAGAAATGGATGATCGCCAGGTGGCTGCCCGCCGGCAGCGCGTCCCGCAATGAAGCCGCGATCCGGCCCGGATCCTCGGAGTCGTGCAGGTGATGCAGAATCGACAGCAGGAGAAGGCCGACCGGCTGGGAGAAATCCAGGTATTCCCGGACGACCGGATGCTCCAGAATCTTCCCCGGCTCGCGGACGTCCCCCTCGATGATCGTGCTGGTCCCCGCCTCGGCGAGCAGCGCGCGCCCGTGGACCAGCACCATCGGATCGTTGTCCACGTAGACGACCCGGGCCGCCGGATCGACGTCGTGCGCGACCTGATGCACGTTGGTCCGTGTCGGCAGACCCGAACCGATGTCGAGGAACTGCCGGATCCCCTGCTCGGCGGCGAGATAGCGGACCACCCGGCGCAGGAACGCCCGGCAGGCCCGGCCCGCCTCCTGCGCATCCGGCATGATCTCCAGCGCCCGCTGCGCGGCCATCCGGTCGATCGCGAAATTGTCCTTGCCGCCGACCATGAAGTCGTAGACCCGGGCAATGCTGGGAGTCGTCGCGTCCACCCCGGGTGGAACCGGCTCGTCGGCGGTCACCTGCTGATCCTTCCGTGTGGATCGTCACGGCCGCCGCCGAGCCTAATCGAAGGTCATCACCATGAACAGGAGTTGTGCGCGCCCGGCAGGATTCGAACCTGCGACCGGTGGATTAGAAGTCCACTGCTCTATCCGCTGAGCTACGAGCGCTGGCCAGCACATACTAGGCGGTCGTGCCGGACTTGTCGTCCGCCTCGTCGGCCATCGCCGCTTCGACAGCGGCCTCCGCCGCCTCCAGCATGGTGATCATGCCAGCCTGGTCCTCCGGCGCGGGCGGCACACCGGCCTCCGCGGTGCCCGGCGCGGGCAGGAACGCGTCCACCCAGCGGCCCAGCTCACGGAATACCTCGGCGCGTACGTCCTTGCCGGAGAGAGTCAGATCATGCAGGCCGCCGTCGAACCGCGCGATCGTCACCCGCGGGCCCAGGCCCGGCGCCCACCGGGCGATGTGCTCCACATCCAGCACCGCATCGGCCGCCCGCACGTCGTCGTGCCACTCCCGGCCCCGGAACGTCCGGCTCGAACAGGCCACCAGCACCGGCACGTCGATGGACAGGCCGGCCCGCAGCCGCCGCTGGCCCCGCCGGATCGCGTCGAGCCAGCCCATCCGGATCGGAAAACCCATGATCGGCTTCCAGGCCAGGTCGTAGTCCCACTCACCGTGATGCTCGGCGTGCAGGCTCCGGCCGTACAGGCCGAGGGAGGCGACGGGCATCCTTCGGTACGGCGAGCGGCCGCCGACCGCGAGAATGGCGGCCATCAGTGGACGCCGCACGAGCCAGGGCAGATTGAAGTCGAAGAACGGACTGTTCAGAAACAGTCCGTCGACGAGGCCGCGCCCCTTGCGGGTGTGCGCCCACAACGAGGTGATCAGGCCCCCCGTCGAATGGGCGCTGACCAGAAGCTGATCGTGGCCGTCCTCCTCCCGGATGATCCGGACCGCCTCGTCCAGCTCCGGGAAGTAGTCGGTCAGGCTGCGAGTGAAGTTCGGCGTCTGGTGCGGCAACAGGCTCCGGCCGTACTTGCGCAGGTCGAGGGCGTAGAAATCCCAGCCCCGCTCGGCGAAGAAGTCGGCCAGATGGGTCTGGAAGAAGTAGTCCACATACCCGTGGACGTGCAGCACGGCCCGGCGCGTCGGTGTCTCGGCCCTCCGCCGCACCAGGGTCGCCACCACCGGGCCCTCGTCGTCGCTGCCCAGATCGATGCTGTGCCGTTCGTACGGCCATCCCAGGACGTCGGTCTCCACCCGCCCAGGTTACCCGTCGGTACATGACCGCAGGCCATATCAGACCCGTCCAGCAGGCGGCCCGTCGTCCACAATCCGCCGCTGTCCACAGCCCGGAACCCCAAGATCCCCGAGGCCGGCGCCGCACCGGCCAAGCTCTGCCCTCGACCGGGACAGCCGAACATTCCGAGGGAGAAAGTCGTGTTCGAAACAAACATCGTGGTCGTCGGCAACGTGCTCACCGCGCCCGAATGGCGGCGCATCAACACCGACAACTCGCTGGTCGCCAACTTCAAGATCGCGTCGACCGCCCGGCGCTTCGACCGCGAGGCCGGCCGATGGGTCGACGGCAACAGCATGCGGGTCCGGGTCACGGCCTGGCGCCGGCTTGCCGAAGGCGTGGCCTCGTCGGTCACGGTCGGCGACCCGGTGATCGTCTACGGGCGGATCTTCACCCGCGACTGGGTCGACGACGACAAGAACCACCGCGTGTCGTACGAGATGGAAGCCTTCTCGATCGGCCATGACCTGAGCCGCGGCAAGAGCCGGTTCTACCGCAACCGGCCGGCCGGGGCGAACAGCATGATCGAAGGACCGGAGACCGACGCGATCGTGCGCGGCGAACCGTCCGTCACCGTCGGCGAGGCGGAAGCGCCGGTGGCGTACGGGGACGGCCTGCCCGAACCGCTGCCGGACGAGCAGGCGCCCAGCTTCCTCGAAGTCGTCGCCGAGCTGACCGACGAGGAGGAACCGCCCGCCGAGGAGACCGAGCCGCCGGTCGTGGAAACCCGGCGGACCCGGCGCGGCAGCCGCCGTGAGCCCGTGCCGGCCTGAGACCCCACCCACAGCCGCCGCCCGGTGGATCAGCCTCCCTGCGGATCCCCGGGCGTGCCGGCGCCCGGCGGCCCGGCCGGCTCGGGGTCGCCCGGCCGGGCCGCTGGTGCGGGGTCCTTCGATCGGGATGGGCCGATCGTGCCGTCGCATCCGACCGCCAGTCGGAGCGGCCCGATGAGGGAACCGGCAACCGCACGCGGCAGACTGAACCAGTGCTGCTGAAGGACATCCGAGCCATCGTGACCGAGTCGATGACGCTCTCGCCGGACGACCCGGCGGCCGAGGAGACCAACACCAACTGGTTCGGCGCACCTCCACACGAACGCATGGGGCTCTCCGCCGACGAGGTGGTCACCGCGTTCGAGGAGACGGCGTACCTGATCCGCGAACAGGTGGCCGGAAACGGGCACCGGGGCACGGCCACGTTCTACGTCTGGCACGACTCCGTGGCCGGCCAGCTGCGGTGCTCAGTCGGCAGCCGCAAACCCAGCGACCTGCCCTTCACCGTCGACTACCGGATCACCGATGACCTGCGCGCGATCGTCGTGGAGTTCCTCGAGGACCGGGCGCCCGGCGCCATCGTCTGGGGTGAGCTCGAGCCGGTGCCGTACCCCGACGACGTGGAGAGCGAGCCCGGACTCGCGGTGTGGGCGTTCGACCTGACACCCTTCGGCCGGTGACCCGCCGGTGGGCCGCGGACGCGGCCGGCCTGCTCGCCGGATACCTCCTGGACGCCGCAGTCGGTGACCCGCAGCGGTTCCACCCGGTCGCCGGGTACGGGACAGCGGCCACCGCGCTGGAACGCCGCCTCTACCGGCCCGGACGGGCGGCCGGGGCGGCGTTCACCGCGGTTGCCGTCGGAGTGCCGGTCCTCGCCGGGCTGGCTGCCGGCCGGGCTTCCCGCAACCTGCCGGTCGCCCGGTTCGCGGTGACCGCTGCGGCGACCTGGGCTGTGCTGGGTGGGCGTACCCTGCGCCGGGAATCCCGGATCATGGCCCGCCACCTCGACGCCGGTGACCTGCCGGCGGCCCGCGGCCGGCTCAACCATCTGTGCGGGCGGGACCCGTCTGCGCTGGACGAGCCGGAACTCGCTCGTGCGACGGTGGAATCGGTCGCGGAGAACACGTCTGATGCGGTCGTGGCCCCGCTGTTCTGGGGGGCGCTGCTCGGGCCGGCGGGACTGCTCGGGTATCGGGCGGCCAACACGCTCGATGCGATGGTCGGGCATCGGTCGCAGCGGTACGCCCGGTTCGGCACGGCGTCGGCTCGGCTCGATGATCTGCTGAATCTGGTGCCGGCTCGGCTCACCGGGCTGATCACCGTGGGGGTGTCGCCGATCGGCGGTGGGTCGCCGCGGGAGACGCTGCGGGTGTGGCGGCGCGACCGCAACGATCATCCGTCGCCGAATGCGGGGCAGTGCGAGGCGGCGATGGCGGGGGCGCTCGGGGTTCGGCTGGGTGGGCGAAACGTCTATTTCGGACGTAGCGAGGTGCGGCCGTTGCTGGGGGACGGGCCGCGGCCGACGGCTGTGCATCTGCGGCGGGCTGCTCGGGTGTCGGGAGCGGTGGGCGCGGTGGCGGTCGGGCTGGCGGCGGTCTTGGCGGCGGGTCGCGCGGCAGTTGGTGGTTTGGGGGTTGGGGGTGGGTCCCCCAAGAGTGGGACGACGCGATGACCGGCGGCCTCCTGATCGCCGGCACCACCTCCGACGCCGGCAAGAGCGTCCTGACCGCCGGCATCTGCCGCTGGCTGCACCGCAACGGCGTCCGCGTAGCCCCTTTCAAAGCCCAGAACATGTCCAACAACTCAGTAGTAGTCCTCGGTCCTGACAACCGAGGCGGCGAGATCGGCCGGGCGCAGGCCATGCAGGCGGCCGCCTGCGGCGTCCCCGCCGACATCCGGTTCAACCCGGTGCTGCTCAAGCCCGGCAGCGACCGTTCCAGCCAGGTGGTGCTGCTCGGCGAGGCCGTGGACACGGTCACCGCCGGCAACTACCGGTCGCTGCGTCCCCGTCTGGCCGAGACCGCGTACGCCGCCCTGGCCGACCTGCGCACCGAGTACGACGTCGTCGTCTGCGAGGGCGCCGGCAGCCCCACCGAGATCAACCTGCGGGACGGCGACTTCGTCAACATGGGACTGGCCCGCCGGTTCGGCCTGCCGACGGTGGTGGTCGGCGACATCGACCGGGGCGGGGTCTTCGCCGCTTTCTTCGGCACTCTCGCGCTGCTCGCCCCCGAGGATCAGGAGCTCGTCGCCGGCTTCGTCATCAACAAGTTCCGGGGCGACCTGGGTCTGCTCCGCCCGGGACTCGACATGATCACCGCGGCGACCGGCCGTCCCGTGCACGGCGTGCTGCCGTTCCACCTGGACGTCTGGCTCGATGCGGAGGACTCGCTGGCGTACGGTCGCGTCCTCGGCCGACCCGGCCCGCCGCACGGCAGTGAGTGGCTGCGGGTCGCGGTGGTCCGGCTGCCCCGGGTCTCGAACGCCACCGACGCCGAGGCGCTCGCCGCCGAACCGGGCGTGCAGGTGCGCCTGACGATCGAACCGTCCGAGATCGCCGACGCCGACCTGGTGGTGCTGCCGGGGTCGAAGGCGACCGTGTCCGACCTGGCCTGGCTGCGGGAGACCGGCCTGGCCGACGCCGTCCGGGCGCACGCCGCGACCGGTAAGCCGCTGCTCGGCATCTGCGGCGGCTTCCAGATGCTGGCCGAGAGCATCCACGACGAGGTGGAGAGCGGCCGTGGCACCGTACCCGGTCTCGGTCTGCTGCCGGTCGGGATCACTTTCGCCGCTCGCAAGACCCTGGCCCGTTCCGCCGGATCAGCGCTGGGTACGGCAGTCGGCGGCTACGAGATCCACCACGGCCAGGTCTCGGCGGGCGAACCGGAGCCGTTCCTGCACTACATCGACGGCCGGCCGGAGGGCGCGGTGGCCGGCAATGTCTACGGCACGCACTGGCACGGGGCGTTCGAGTCCGACGAGTTCCGCCGCCGCTTCCTGACCCGGGCGGCCGCGCAGGCCGGACGCCGCGGTTTCACGGTCGCGCCCGGCACCCGGTACGCCGCGGTCCGCGAACGAGCCCTCGACGTGCTCGGCGATCTCGTCGAGGAACACCTGGACACCGATGCGCTGTGGCGGCTGATCGAGAAGGGCCCACCGGCCGGTCTGCCGTTCGTGCCGCCGGGAGCCCCGTAGGGGATTTCTCCGGGTCGCCGGGCCGGGACAAGCGTTGCGCGACGGGCGTACGTTGGGCGCGGGATTTGCCGGACGAAGCCACGACGCCGTAAGCGGCGAGAACGGGGTGATCCATGACCACCGAAGAGTCGAACCGGCCGGTCCGCCGCCGGGTGACCCTGACCGGGATCAGCTCGCGGGCCTGGGAGCACCCCGCCGACCGCGGCGCGCTCTCCGCCCTGCGTGAGCTGCGCGGCTTCGACGACATCGTGAAGACTTTCTTCGGCATGTGGAACGAGCGCGGGTTCCGCCTGACGTTCCTGGCCGGGGCGATCCGGGTCGACCACCGGCAGTACCCGCGGGTCTACAAGCTGTACACCGAGGCGGCCAGCACGCTGGACGTGGCCGAGCTGCCCGAGATCTACGTGAGCCAGAACCCGCGGATCAACGGTCAGGCGATCGGTCTGGACCGGCCGTTCATCGTGATCACCACGGGCTCGGTGGAGCGGCTGGACGACGACGAGCTGCGCGCTCTGCTCGGCCACGAGCTGGGGCACGTGCTGAGCGGGCACGCCGTCTACAAGACGATCATGATGATCTTGACCAGCTGGGCGGCGAACATCAGCTGGCTGCCGGTCGGCGCCTTCGCGCTGCGGGCGATCATCGCGGCGATGCTGGAGTGGTGGCGCAAGGCCGAGCTCTCCGCCGACCGGGCCGGTCTGCTCGCCGGTCAGGACCCGGCGGCCTCGCTGCGGCTGCTGATGAAGCTGGCCGGCGGCGGCGACCTGTCCCAGATCGACACCGCCGCGTTCCTGGAGCAGGCCGCGGAGTACGAGGGTGGCGGCGACCTGCGCGACAGCATCCACAAGATCGGCCTGACCGCGTGGAGCACCCACCCGGTGCCCGTCGCCCGGGCCGCTGAGCTGCGCAAATGGATCGACTCGGGGGCGTACGCGCGGATTGTCTCCGGTGACTACCCGCGTCGCGACTCGGACGGCGACGCCCGGGTCACCGAGGACGTGAAAGAGGCCGCGAAGGCGTACCGGGAAGATTTCGCCACCTCGCAGGACCCCCTGGTCGGCCTGCTGCGCAGGCTCGGTGATGGCGCCTCGGACATGGC is part of the Actinoplanes sp. NBC_00393 genome and harbors:
- a CDS encoding winged helix-turn-helix transcriptional regulator yields the protein MRGYGQYCPIALAAEVFAERWTPIIIRNLHLGCGRFTEILDGAPGLPRSVLVQRLRTLERTGVVHRTQNGRSTAYALTACGHELAEVCLALGAWGARWRSVRPEDQDPYLALWTLARMITPDLVPRPRVVVAFQITDRRPPNRFWLVLSRTGNEVCAHPPGFDEDGQVITDTAGVVRWYAGETALRGRITAPRWLRASLSAWGHLNPYASYA
- a CDS encoding SAM-dependent methyltransferase; this translates as MTADEPVPPGVDATTPSIARVYDFMVGGKDNFAIDRMAAQRALEIMPDAQEAGRACRAFLRRVVRYLAAEQGIRQFLDIGSGLPTRTNVHQVAHDVDPAARVVYVDNDPMVLVHGRALLAEAGTSTIIEGDVREPGKILEHPVVREYLDFSQPVGLLLLSILHHLHDSEDPGRIAASLRDALPAGSHLAIIHFWDPAGEHPEVSAKVRDAERVFNETLGTGRWRRRDEVEAYFGDFELVEPGLVPLAEWRPGAEAEAEQKDSYYTMIGGVARKP
- a CDS encoding alpha/beta hydrolase encodes the protein METDVLGWPYERHSIDLGSDDEGPVVATLVRRRAETPTRRAVLHVHGYVDYFFQTHLADFFAERGWDFYALDLRKYGRSLLPHQTPNFTRSLTDYFPELDEAVRIIREEDGHDQLLVSAHSTGGLITSLWAHTRKGRGLVDGLFLNSPFFDFNLPWLVRRPLMAAILAVGGRSPYRRMPVASLGLYGRSLHAEHHGEWDYDLAWKPIMGFPIRMGWLDAIRRGQRRLRAGLSIDVPVLVACSSRTFRGREWHDDVRAADAVLDVEHIARWAPGLGPRVTIARFDGGLHDLTLSGKDVRAEVFRELGRWVDAFLPAPGTAEAGVPPAPEDQAGMITMLEAAEAAVEAAMADEADDKSGTTA
- a CDS encoding single-stranded DNA-binding protein encodes the protein MFETNIVVVGNVLTAPEWRRINTDNSLVANFKIASTARRFDREAGRWVDGNSMRVRVTAWRRLAEGVASSVTVGDPVIVYGRIFTRDWVDDDKNHRVSYEMEAFSIGHDLSRGKSRFYRNRPAGANSMIEGPETDAIVRGEPSVTVGEAEAPVAYGDGLPEPLPDEQAPSFLEVVAELTDEEEPPAEETEPPVVETRRTRRGSRREPVPA
- a CDS encoding cobalamin biosynthesis protein, which encodes MTRRWAADAAGLLAGYLLDAAVGDPQRFHPVAGYGTAATALERRLYRPGRAAGAAFTAVAVGVPVLAGLAAGRASRNLPVARFAVTAAATWAVLGGRTLRRESRIMARHLDAGDLPAARGRLNHLCGRDPSALDEPELARATVESVAENTSDAVVAPLFWGALLGPAGLLGYRAANTLDAMVGHRSQRYARFGTASARLDDLLNLVPARLTGLITVGVSPIGGGSPRETLRVWRRDRNDHPSPNAGQCEAAMAGALGVRLGGRNVYFGRSEVRPLLGDGPRPTAVHLRRAARVSGAVGAVAVGLAAVLAAGRAAVGGLGVGGGSPKSGTTR
- a CDS encoding cobyric acid synthase, producing the protein MTGGLLIAGTTSDAGKSVLTAGICRWLHRNGVRVAPFKAQNMSNNSVVVLGPDNRGGEIGRAQAMQAAACGVPADIRFNPVLLKPGSDRSSQVVLLGEAVDTVTAGNYRSLRPRLAETAYAALADLRTEYDVVVCEGAGSPTEINLRDGDFVNMGLARRFGLPTVVVGDIDRGGVFAAFFGTLALLAPEDQELVAGFVINKFRGDLGLLRPGLDMITAATGRPVHGVLPFHLDVWLDAEDSLAYGRVLGRPGPPHGSEWLRVAVVRLPRVSNATDAEALAAEPGVQVRLTIEPSEIADADLVVLPGSKATVSDLAWLRETGLADAVRAHAATGKPLLGICGGFQMLAESIHDEVESGRGTVPGLGLLPVGITFAARKTLARSAGSALGTAVGGYEIHHGQVSAGEPEPFLHYIDGRPEGAVAGNVYGTHWHGAFESDEFRRRFLTRAAAQAGRRGFTVAPGTRYAAVRERALDVLGDLVEEHLDTDALWRLIEKGPPAGLPFVPPGAP
- a CDS encoding M48 family metallopeptidase; amino-acid sequence: MTTEESNRPVRRRVTLTGISSRAWEHPADRGALSALRELRGFDDIVKTFFGMWNERGFRLTFLAGAIRVDHRQYPRVYKLYTEAASTLDVAELPEIYVSQNPRINGQAIGLDRPFIVITTGSVERLDDDELRALLGHELGHVLSGHAVYKTIMMILTSWAANISWLPVGAFALRAIIAAMLEWWRKAELSADRAGLLAGQDPAASLRLLMKLAGGGDLSQIDTAAFLEQAAEYEGGGDLRDSIHKIGLTAWSTHPVPVARAAELRKWIDSGAYARIVSGDYPRRDSDGDARVTEDVKEAAKAYREDFATSQDPLVGLLRRLGDGASDMAGSAAGRAMNWASDARRRSRGDNGGGNGGGTPDA